In Bos indicus x Bos taurus breed Angus x Brahman F1 hybrid chromosome 23, Bos_hybrid_MaternalHap_v2.0, whole genome shotgun sequence, a single genomic region encodes these proteins:
- the LOC113881311 gene encoding DLA class II histocompatibility antigen, DR-1 beta chain-like yields MVCLYFSGGSWMAALIVMLMVLCPPLAWAREIQPHFLEYCKSECHFFNGTERVRFLERSFYNGEEFVRFDSDWGEYRAVTELGRRVAEQLNSQKDLLEQKRANVDTYCRHNYGVVESFTVQRRVEPIVTVYPAKTQPLQHHNLLVCSVNGFYPGNIEVRWFRNGHEEEAGVISTGLIQNGDWTFQTMVMLETVPQSGEVYTCQVEHPSQTSPITVEWRARSDSAQSKMMSGVGGFVLGLLFLAVGLFIYFRNQKGRPTLQPTGLLS; encoded by the exons ATGGTGTGCCTGTATTTCTCTGGAGGCTCCTGGATGGCAGCTCTGATAGTGATGCTGATGGTGCTGTGCCCTCCCCTGGCCTGGGCCAGGGAGATCCAAC CACATTTCCTGGAGTATTGTAAGAGCGAGTGTCATTTCTTCAACGGGACCGAGCGGGTGCGGTTCCTGGAGAGATCCTTCTATAATGGAGAAGAGTTCGTGCGCTTCGACAGCGACTGGGGCGAGTACCGGGCGGTGACCGAGCTAGGGCGGCGGGTCGCCGAGCAGTTGAACAGCCAGAAGGACTTGCTGGAGCAGAAGCGGGCCAATGTGGACACGTACTGCAGACACAACTACGGGGTCGTGGAGAGTTTCACTGTGCAGCGGCGAG TGGAACCTATAGTGACTGTGTATCCTGCAAAGACCCAGCCCCTGCAGCACCACAACCTCCTGGTCTGCTCTGTGAACGGTTTCTACCCAGGCAACATTGAAGTCAGGTGGTTCCGGAATGGCCATGAAGAGGAGGCTGGGGTGATCTCCACAGGCCTGATCCAGAATGGAGACTGGACCTTCCAGACCATGGTGATGCTTGAAACAGTTCCTCAGAGTGGAGAGGTCTACACCTGCCAAGTGGAGCACCCCAGCCAGACAAGCCCTATCACAGTAGAATGGA GGGCACGGTCTGACTCTGCTCAGAGCAAGATGATGAGTGGAGTCGGGGGCTTCGTTCTGGGTCTGCTCTTCCTTGCCGTGGGGCTCTTCATCTACTTCAGGAATCAGAAAG GACGCCCTACACTTCAGCCAACAG GGCTCCTGAGCTGA